One genomic segment of Methylocystis sp. SC2 includes these proteins:
- the rsmH gene encoding 16S rRNA (cytosine(1402)-N(4))-methyltransferase RsmH, translating into MTSAPHIPVLREEAIAALGVHRGGRYIDATFGAGGYTRAMLTQPETRVLAFDRDQTAVSAGQALVDEMRGRLTLVEARFSQIEDVARAQGFAPLDGVVFDIGVSSMQFDQAARGFSFRADGPLDMRMEGRGRSAADIVNEADVETLADILYVYGEERAARRIARAIVHDREIAPFTTTRALAEMIARVAPNRASDIHPATKSFQALRIAVNDELQELLKGLLGAERLLTEGGRLVVVTFHSLEDRIVKQFLAERCGRGETGSRRLPGETPPPPPSFVCEGRQPVTPAPAETAANPRARSAKLRYATRTAAAPHPLDDRLARLARLPDRDKGKA; encoded by the coding sequence ATGACGTCGGCGCCGCATATCCCGGTGCTGCGCGAGGAGGCGATCGCCGCCCTCGGCGTCCATCGCGGCGGCCGCTATATCGACGCCACCTTCGGCGCCGGCGGCTATACGCGCGCCATGCTGACGCAGCCGGAGACGCGCGTGCTCGCCTTCGACCGCGATCAGACCGCGGTGAGCGCCGGCCAGGCGCTTGTCGATGAGATGCGCGGACGGTTGACGCTCGTTGAAGCGCGCTTTTCTCAAATCGAGGACGTTGCGCGCGCGCAAGGCTTTGCGCCGCTGGACGGCGTCGTCTTCGACATCGGCGTCTCGTCGATGCAGTTCGACCAAGCCGCGCGCGGCTTTTCCTTCCGCGCCGACGGGCCGCTCGACATGCGCATGGAGGGGCGCGGGCGCAGCGCCGCCGACATCGTCAATGAAGCGGATGTGGAGACGCTCGCCGATATCCTTTATGTCTACGGCGAGGAGCGCGCCGCGCGGCGTATCGCCCGCGCTATCGTCCATGACCGTGAGATCGCGCCTTTCACAACGACAAGAGCGCTGGCCGAAATGATCGCTCGAGTCGCTCCCAATCGCGCCAGCGACATTCATCCGGCGACCAAAAGCTTTCAGGCGTTGCGCATCGCCGTCAACGACGAGCTTCAGGAATTGCTGAAGGGGCTGCTTGGCGCGGAACGGCTTCTCACTGAGGGCGGTCGTCTCGTCGTCGTGACGTTCCACTCGCTTGAGGATCGTATCGTCAAGCAGTTTCTCGCCGAACGCTGCGGTCGCGGCGAAACCGGCTCGCGCCGGCTTCCCGGCGAAACGCCGCCGCCGCCGCCAAGCTTCGTCTGCGAAGGTCGCCAACCGGTGACGCCCGCGCCCGCCGAGACGGCGGCCAATCCGCGCGCGCGTTCGGCCAAACTGCGCTACGCCACGCGCACGGCGGCGGCGCCCCATCCGCTCGACGACAGGCTCGCGCGACTCGCGCGCCTGCCGGATCGCGACAAGGGAAAAGCCTGA
- a CDS encoding GNAT family N-acetyltransferase, giving the protein MNHSFLVRPTPLFRESYLDALREGLSVGGGRGYDAMEIAAVEQDFAGHLAGLDRDGQNPVAFGERKLPSVPANAFWLTDGERFIGAITIRARIDTHLLAHFSGHLGYGVRPSMQGRGYGKRQLALALDICRGMGIGIARLSCDVDNVASRRVIEANGGVLLRRCAPSWFAEAAYLLYEIPLI; this is encoded by the coding sequence ATGAATCACAGCTTTCTAGTCCGGCCGACGCCGCTTTTTCGCGAAAGCTATCTCGACGCGCTGCGGGAAGGCCTGTCCGTCGGCGGCGGGCGCGGTTACGACGCGATGGAAATCGCGGCCGTAGAGCAGGATTTCGCGGGCCACCTCGCGGGTCTCGACCGCGACGGACAAAACCCCGTCGCATTCGGCGAGCGAAAGCTGCCCAGCGTTCCCGCCAACGCCTTCTGGCTGACCGATGGAGAGAGATTCATCGGAGCCATTACGATCCGCGCGCGCATCGACACCCATTTGCTGGCGCATTTCAGCGGCCATCTCGGCTATGGCGTGCGGCCGTCGATGCAGGGGCGCGGATATGGCAAGCGCCAGCTCGCGCTCGCACTGGATATCTGTCGCGGCATGGGGATCGGAATCGCCCGGTTAAGCTGCGACGTCGACAATGTCGCTTCGCGCCGCGTGATCGAGGCCAATGGCGGCGTGCTCCTGCGTCGATGCGCGCCGTCCTGGTTCGCCGAAGCCGCTTATCTCCTCTACGAAATACCCCTGATCTAA
- a CDS encoding NAD(P)/FAD-dependent oxidoreductase: MQQHSSAAGRKPRVVIIGGGFAGIAAAQALAGAGARIFILDSNNHHCFQPLLYQVATAALASPDVAWPIRHIVRRQENVTVLMLTVESVDAARKIVKTDKCEIGYDFLVVATGATHSYFGHNWASLAPGLKSISDATLIRRKLLLAFERAEVSVDPIERERLLTIIIVGGGPTGVELAGAISELARRTLPPEFRRADPRKARIILLEAGPRILASFPERLSHYARNALESSGVDVRTNLPVDQVFEDRIVAGENEIPAGVILWAAGVRASPAAHWLGVEGDGAGRIPVSEDLTVPTLPDVYVIGDLALLIGPDGAPVPALAASAKQMGKYAGRAIRLRLQGRFPRKPFRYRDYGNLATIGRNSAIVKLGRLELTGFPGWLFWSIVHIYFLVNLRSRFFVAISWIATYLTGNRGSRLITR; this comes from the coding sequence ATGCAGCAGCACAGCAGCGCCGCCGGGCGTAAACCTCGCGTCGTCATCATCGGCGGCGGTTTCGCCGGGATTGCGGCTGCGCAGGCGCTTGCCGGCGCCGGAGCGCGCATATTCATCCTCGACAGCAACAATCATCATTGCTTTCAGCCCCTGCTCTATCAGGTTGCGACGGCGGCCCTTGCTTCGCCCGATGTCGCCTGGCCGATACGCCACATCGTGCGGCGCCAAGAGAACGTGACGGTGCTGATGCTCACGGTTGAGAGCGTCGACGCCGCCCGCAAAATCGTCAAGACCGACAAATGCGAGATCGGCTATGATTTCCTCGTCGTCGCGACAGGAGCCACCCACTCCTATTTCGGCCACAACTGGGCGAGCTTGGCTCCGGGGCTGAAATCCATCTCGGACGCGACGCTCATCCGCCGCAAGCTGCTCCTCGCCTTTGAACGCGCCGAAGTCAGCGTCGACCCCATCGAGCGCGAGAGGCTGCTGACCATCATCATTGTTGGGGGCGGTCCGACGGGAGTCGAACTCGCCGGCGCGATTTCCGAACTCGCCCGGCGAACGCTTCCGCCGGAGTTTCGACGCGCCGATCCACGGAAGGCGCGCATCATTCTGCTCGAGGCGGGGCCCCGCATTCTCGCAAGCTTTCCTGAACGGCTGTCGCACTACGCGCGCAATGCGCTGGAAAGCAGCGGCGTCGACGTGCGCACGAATTTGCCTGTCGATCAGGTCTTCGAGGACAGAATTGTCGCTGGAGAGAACGAGATCCCCGCAGGCGTCATCCTCTGGGCGGCTGGCGTGCGAGCGTCCCCCGCTGCGCATTGGCTGGGCGTCGAAGGCGATGGCGCCGGACGCATTCCGGTCAGCGAAGACCTGACCGTTCCTACGCTTCCCGACGTATATGTGATTGGAGATCTCGCGCTCCTGATCGGCCCTGACGGCGCGCCGGTTCCGGCGCTCGCCGCTTCCGCCAAGCAGATGGGCAAATACGCCGGACGCGCCATCCGGCTGCGTCTGCAAGGGCGCTTTCCGCGCAAACCCTTCCGCTATCGCGACTACGGCAATTTGGCGACCATCGGCCGCAACTCGGCGATCGTCAAACTCGGCCGACTGGAGTTGACCGGCTTTCCCGGTTGGCTCTTCTGGAGCATCGTGCACATCTATTTTCTGGTGAATTTGCGCAGCCGCTTCTTCGTCGCGATCAGTTGGATCGCGACCTATCTGACGGGCAATCGAGGCTCGCGACTGATTACGCGCTAA
- a CDS encoding primosomal protein N', whose protein sequence is MSAAQDEDERARVVEILAPVAVDSTYSYLAPAAMRLSPGDSVTAPLGRREAYGVVWSIDGDSGPGGNLKMVSARLDRPPLSQELRGFIDWLARYTLTPRGMALRLATRAAEEAGPEAPRILYRATGEVPARLTPTRARVLKAAEGGVAFAKKALAEAAACSTGVIDALVDEGALETIAASPTPISPPLDPLFAAPALEPAQQDAADALKASLSPRAFKPFLLEGVTGSGKTEVYFEAIAEALKAGGQALVMMPEIALTTQFLERFADRFGEKPAEWHSGVGARKRARVWRGCATGDVRVVVGARSALFLPFSDLRLIVVDEEHEGAYKQDDGVSYHARDMAVVRARIEEATIVLASATPSIETRVNAMRGRYGYLKLDSRARARLMPTLEAIDMRKEGPPRGRWIAPRLALAVGETIARGEQALLFLNRRGYAPLTVCRTCGHRFRCENCDAWLVEHRFRRALMCHHCGHVERRPTLCPECGSEDSLAACGPGVERLAEEAATLFPDARLLVLSSDFPGGAERLRRELEEIAKGGFDIVIGTQLVAKGHNFPYLTLVGVIDADLGLGSGDPRAAERTFQLLNQVTGRAGRGDKPGRALIQTFQPSHPVIAALLSGDAEKFYEQEIAIRERAGLPPFGRLAALIVSAKDAATAEDHARALARAAHELPPSPRYKIASHGAWPEQNEIALLGPAEAPIALIRGRYRFRLLAKGPRSADMQAFLRDMLAAGPKERGGVRVQVDVDPQNFS, encoded by the coding sequence ATGAGCGCGGCGCAGGACGAGGACGAAAGAGCGCGAGTCGTCGAGATCTTGGCGCCCGTCGCGGTCGATTCGACCTATTCCTATCTCGCCCCGGCGGCGATGCGGCTTTCCCCCGGCGACAGCGTCACGGCGCCCTTGGGGCGACGCGAGGCTTATGGCGTCGTTTGGTCGATCGACGGCGACTCCGGCCCGGGCGGGAATCTCAAAATGGTCAGCGCCCGTCTCGACCGGCCGCCGCTTTCGCAAGAGCTGCGCGGCTTCATCGACTGGCTGGCGCGCTACACGCTCACCCCCCGCGGCATGGCGCTGCGGCTCGCCACGCGCGCCGCGGAAGAGGCCGGGCCCGAGGCGCCGCGCATTCTCTATCGCGCGACGGGCGAGGTCCCGGCAAGGTTGACGCCGACCCGCGCACGCGTCCTCAAAGCCGCGGAAGGCGGCGTCGCTTTCGCCAAGAAAGCGCTTGCCGAAGCCGCCGCCTGCTCGACGGGCGTCATCGACGCGCTCGTCGACGAGGGCGCGCTGGAGACGATCGCAGCATCGCCGACGCCGATTTCGCCGCCGCTCGACCCGCTGTTCGCTGCGCCGGCGCTGGAGCCCGCGCAGCAGGACGCCGCCGACGCGCTGAAGGCGTCGCTTTCCCCGCGGGCGTTCAAGCCTTTTCTCCTCGAAGGCGTCACCGGCTCGGGCAAAACCGAGGTCTATTTCGAAGCGATCGCCGAGGCGCTCAAGGCGGGCGGACAGGCGCTCGTCATGATGCCGGAAATCGCGCTCACGACTCAATTTCTTGAGCGTTTCGCGGACCGTTTCGGCGAAAAGCCGGCGGAGTGGCATTCCGGCGTCGGGGCGCGCAAACGCGCGCGCGTCTGGCGCGGCTGCGCGACGGGCGACGTGCGCGTGGTCGTCGGCGCGCGCTCGGCGCTGTTCCTGCCCTTTTCGGATTTGCGGCTGATCGTCGTCGATGAGGAGCATGAAGGCGCCTACAAGCAGGACGACGGCGTGAGCTATCACGCGCGCGACATGGCGGTCGTGCGCGCGCGGATAGAGGAAGCCACGATCGTTCTCGCCTCTGCGACGCCCTCCATCGAAACCCGCGTCAACGCCATGCGCGGGCGCTACGGCTACCTCAAACTCGATTCGCGGGCGCGCGCGCGGCTGATGCCGACGCTCGAAGCGATCGACATGCGCAAGGAAGGTCCGCCGCGCGGCCGATGGATCGCGCCGCGCCTCGCTCTGGCGGTCGGCGAAACCATCGCGCGCGGCGAGCAGGCGCTGCTCTTTCTGAATCGGCGGGGCTATGCGCCGCTGACGGTTTGCCGCACATGCGGCCATCGCTTCCGCTGCGAAAACTGCGACGCCTGGCTCGTCGAACATCGCTTCCGCCGCGCGCTGATGTGCCATCATTGCGGCCATGTCGAGCGCCGTCCGACCCTGTGCCCGGAGTGCGGCAGCGAAGATTCGCTCGCCGCCTGCGGACCGGGAGTCGAGCGACTTGCGGAAGAAGCGGCGACGCTCTTTCCGGATGCGCGCCTACTCGTCCTCTCGTCGGATTTTCCTGGCGGCGCCGAGCGGCTGCGGCGCGAATTGGAGGAAATCGCGAAGGGCGGTTTCGACATCGTCATCGGCACGCAGCTCGTCGCCAAGGGCCATAATTTTCCTTATCTCACGCTGGTCGGCGTGATTGATGCGGATCTGGGCTTGGGCAGCGGCGATCCGCGCGCCGCCGAGCGCACATTTCAGCTGCTCAATCAGGTCACAGGGCGCGCCGGGCGCGGCGACAAGCCCGGCCGCGCGCTGATCCAGACGTTTCAGCCGTCGCATCCGGTGATCGCGGCGCTTCTCTCGGGAGACGCGGAAAAGTTCTACGAACAGGAGATCGCCATCCGCGAACGCGCGGGACTGCCGCCCTTCGGCCGTCTCGCGGCCCTGATCGTTTCCGCCAAGGACGCCGCCACGGCGGAAGACCATGCGCGCGCGCTCGCCCGAGCCGCGCATGAACTGCCGCCGTCGCCGCGCTACAAAATCGCCTCCCACGGCGCCTGGCCAGAGCAGAATGAAATCGCGCTGCTTGGTCCAGCGGAGGCGCCCATCGCGCTCATCCGCGGCCGCTATCGATTCCGCTTGCTCGCCAAAGGACCGCGCAGCGCCGACATGCAGGCGTTTCTGCGCGACATGCTCGCGGCCGGACCGAAGGAGCGCGGCGGCGTGCGCGTGCAGGTGGACGTCGACCCGCAGAATTTTTCGTAA
- the hrcA gene encoding heat-inducible transcriptional repressor HrcA — MIRNAPLAHPSALSLAQLSERAREIFRHIVDSYLASGDPVGSRNLARLLPMMLSPASVRNVMQDLEELGLIYAPHTSAGRLPTELGLRFFVDSMLQIGDVEENERARIAAEVEAASKDHDFPGVLAEATSLLSGLTRVAGVVVASKDNVRLKQIDFVRLEPERALVILVADDGSVENRVIPVARDLPASALTEAANYLNARVCGRTIAEARASIESSRQAAQMELDELAARLVAAGLATWAGAMGESRQLIVRGQAHLLEDLTAAVDLERVRLLFADLETKTEVIDLLERAEQGEGVRIFIGSENKLFSLSGSSMIAAPLRDSERRIIGALGVIGPTRINYARIVPMVDYTARVVARVIGG; from the coding sequence ATGATCCGCAACGCCCCGCTTGCCCACCCTTCAGCCCTGAGCCTCGCGCAGCTCAGCGAGCGCGCCCGCGAAATCTTCCGGCATATCGTCGACAGCTATCTTGCCTCCGGCGATCCGGTCGGCTCGCGCAATCTCGCCCGGCTGCTGCCGATGATGCTGTCGCCCGCCTCGGTGCGCAATGTCATGCAGGATCTGGAGGAGCTCGGCCTCATCTATGCGCCGCATACGAGCGCCGGACGTCTTCCGACCGAGCTTGGCCTGCGCTTTTTCGTCGATTCCATGCTGCAGATCGGCGACGTCGAGGAGAATGAGCGCGCGCGCATCGCCGCCGAAGTTGAAGCGGCTTCGAAAGACCATGATTTCCCCGGCGTCCTGGCGGAAGCGACGAGTCTGCTGTCGGGACTGACGCGCGTCGCCGGCGTCGTCGTCGCCTCCAAGGACAATGTGCGTCTAAAGCAGATTGATTTCGTGCGGCTCGAGCCCGAGCGGGCGTTGGTCATTCTCGTCGCGGATGACGGATCGGTCGAGAACCGCGTGATTCCCGTCGCGCGCGATCTACCGGCTTCGGCGCTTACCGAAGCCGCCAACTATCTGAATGCGCGCGTTTGCGGACGAACCATCGCGGAAGCGCGCGCAAGCATCGAAAGCTCGCGTCAGGCCGCGCAAATGGAGCTCGACGAACTCGCCGCCCGGCTTGTCGCAGCGGGGCTCGCGACCTGGGCGGGCGCAATGGGCGAATCGCGGCAGCTGATCGTCCGCGGCCAGGCGCATCTTCTTGAGGATCTGACCGCCGCCGTCGACCTCGAACGCGTCCGGCTGCTGTTCGCCGATCTGGAAACGAAGACCGAGGTTATCGACCTTTTGGAGCGCGCCGAACAGGGCGAAGGGGTGCGCATCTTCATCGGCTCGGAGAACAAGCTGTTCTCGCTCTCCGGCTCGTCGATGATCGCCGCGCCGCTGCGCGACAGCGAACGTCGGATCATCGGCGCGCTCGGCGTCATCGGCCCGACAAGGATCAACTACGCTCGGATCGTGCCCATGGTCGACTATACGGCCAGGGTCGTGGCGCGAGTCATCGGAGGGTGA
- a CDS encoding outer membrane protein → MTFKTCIVGAFASVLAASAVSAADLPIYKAPPPPPRPVFSWEGFHIGISGSYAGGVSSQYSQTYVLSPGPLLAIPTSSSVGTSGYLVGYQNGYNWVFANGLVAGYESEFNYADVRPTNTGVYYGGANAGSRLQWFGMERLRFGYAYGRFLPYITGGLAYGKVRPYGQQWGGIFPTNQSVWQGGFAIGAGIEYAVLDNWTIKAEYIFTRMKGATSANVVYPFYRTASGNYLDTNIARIGVNYQVKNIGALIGMPELGL, encoded by the coding sequence ATGACTTTCAAAACCTGTATTGTTGGCGCCTTCGCGTCGGTGCTGGCGGCGAGCGCCGTCTCGGCGGCTGACCTGCCGATTTACAAGGCTCCGCCGCCGCCGCCGCGGCCGGTCTTCAGCTGGGAAGGCTTCCACATCGGCATCAGCGGCTCTTACGCCGGCGGCGTCTCCAGCCAATATTCGCAGACCTATGTGCTGTCGCCCGGACCCTTGCTGGCGATTCCGACGTCCAGTTCGGTCGGCACGAGCGGATATTTGGTTGGTTACCAGAACGGCTACAACTGGGTGTTCGCCAACGGTCTCGTCGCTGGCTATGAAAGCGAATTCAACTACGCCGACGTTCGCCCGACAAATACGGGAGTCTATTACGGAGGCGCCAACGCCGGCAGCCGTCTGCAGTGGTTTGGCATGGAGCGCCTGCGTTTCGGCTACGCCTACGGCCGGTTTCTGCCCTACATCACTGGCGGCCTGGCCTATGGCAAGGTGCGTCCCTATGGTCAGCAGTGGGGCGGAATTTTCCCCACCAACCAGTCCGTGTGGCAGGGAGGTTTCGCCATCGGCGCCGGCATCGAATACGCCGTCCTCGATAATTGGACCATCAAGGCGGAGTATATCTTCACCCGCATGAAGGGAGCGACCAGCGCGAATGTCGTCTATCCCTTCTACCGCACCGCCAGCGGCAATTACCTGGATACGAACATCGCCCGTATCGGCGTCAACTACCAGGTCAAGAACATCGGCGCGCTGATCGGCATGCCTGAACTCGGCCTCTGA
- a CDS encoding glycosyltransferase, protein MSVASSDCLACAQRPLLGRRVALIHPAWHSCGTYRVVLGQIAAYRALGAEVFPIAVSSDPGFIPGRSWLWKSFNQATPELDGGARYYGGAPFHAMLSPRFLRHVLWPYLHGDQAVVRLAMAERARLSRAIEGATFDLVHCNHFFLMPIARRLARSGAPILLDTHDLQARQFALINETMPWLSPRVSYESMLAQELEAMRGADLLLHLNAQEAEDFRALVPEKAHVLLYPATPEAPTGPGGPDIILVASNNTANVESVVWFLREVAPKAPGVAVKIVGNVDAGVRSKAPEQYAAYEDWFLGRVEDPGAAYANARLALLPTISGTGLSIKAVEALSSGLPLIATRQAMRGMDEEALRLPGVVIVDSAQEFADALRRAAAGALLDEAGRRGSPARRYYESRFSLAAYKASLGILAAALISAGSGGRFQ, encoded by the coding sequence TTGAGCGTTGCATCAAGTGATTGCTTGGCCTGCGCGCAGCGTCCGCTTCTTGGCCGGCGCGTCGCGCTGATCCACCCGGCTTGGCACTCCTGCGGCACCTATCGCGTCGTCCTTGGCCAGATCGCCGCCTATCGCGCGCTGGGGGCCGAAGTTTTTCCGATCGCGGTCAGTTCCGATCCGGGCTTCATTCCGGGCCGGAGCTGGCTTTGGAAATCTTTCAACCAGGCGACTCCGGAACTTGACGGCGGCGCGCGCTATTACGGCGGCGCGCCGTTCCACGCGATGCTCTCGCCTCGTTTTTTGCGTCATGTGCTGTGGCCCTATCTCCATGGCGATCAGGCGGTGGTGCGTCTCGCCATGGCGGAGCGCGCGCGGCTGTCGCGCGCGATCGAGGGCGCGACGTTCGATCTCGTCCACTGCAATCATTTTTTTCTGATGCCGATTGCGCGCCGTCTCGCGCGCAGCGGCGCGCCGATCCTGCTCGACACGCATGATCTGCAGGCGCGGCAATTCGCGCTGATCAACGAAACAATGCCGTGGCTGTCCCCGCGCGTCTCCTACGAATCGATGCTGGCGCAGGAGCTTGAGGCGATGCGCGGCGCGGATCTGCTGCTGCATCTCAATGCGCAGGAGGCGGAAGACTTTCGCGCTCTGGTTCCCGAGAAGGCGCATGTGCTGCTCTATCCGGCAACGCCTGAGGCGCCGACCGGCCCTGGCGGTCCCGACATCATTCTTGTCGCGAGCAACAACACCGCCAATGTCGAAAGCGTCGTCTGGTTTTTGCGCGAAGTCGCGCCGAAAGCGCCCGGCGTCGCCGTGAAGATCGTCGGCAACGTCGACGCCGGGGTGCGTTCAAAGGCGCCGGAGCAATACGCCGCCTACGAGGACTGGTTTCTGGGCCGGGTCGAAGATCCCGGCGCCGCCTACGCGAACGCCCGCCTTGCGCTGCTTCCGACGATCAGCGGAACGGGACTCTCGATCAAAGCGGTCGAAGCGCTGTCGAGCGGACTGCCGCTGATCGCCACCAGGCAGGCGATGCGCGGGATGGATGAGGAAGCGTTGCGCCTTCCTGGCGTCGTCATCGTCGATTCGGCTCAAGAATTCGCCGACGCGCTGCGCCGGGCGGCCGCCGGCGCGCTATTGGACGAAGCGGGGCGGCGCGGCAGCCCGGCGCGCCGCTATTACGAGTCGCGGTTTTCGCTTGCGGCCTATAAGGCGAGCCTCGGCATCCTCGCAGCGGCGCTGATCAGCGCCGGATCAGGGGGTAGATTCCAGTAA
- a CDS encoding glycosyltransferase — MSDAMGHTSSSAARRAETAVPQARPFAGKTVAVVHAAWHSCGSYQVNVSQIAAYKALGARVVSVAMMDDLARRPPRGGRWTTYLEASHDIGADRRFYSGAPFSALASRLLVDGWWRLIHGDQASWLIELAKRAPLPEGFESESIDFIHANHYFTLPFTERLMRGRKVPVVLETQDIQARQYVLRNKGGFFISPHATYDDMLEVELSWMRRADLCAHLNEEEHRDFQKLLPELRHALIYPAVASAPLARGRDIIIVASDNYANYMSLRWFLQEVTPFAGGACVAIYGNIDGGVKRRDAALYESHRALFKGRVDDIGAVYANAGCVLLPTVEGHGLSIKAVEALSCGAPLVATPLAFRGMQVNPAKLGNVALAENARQFASLWRDAQARAASGESAEPERSDTRRLYENAFSPEAYAHALAMAAATL, encoded by the coding sequence ATGTCTGATGCGATGGGCCACACTTCGTCATCCGCGGCGCGGCGGGCGGAGACCGCCGTTCCGCAGGCGCGGCCTTTCGCCGGCAAAACCGTCGCCGTTGTTCATGCCGCCTGGCACAGCTGCGGCAGTTATCAGGTGAACGTCAGTCAGATCGCCGCCTATAAGGCGCTTGGCGCGCGCGTCGTGTCTGTCGCGATGATGGACGATCTCGCGCGCCGTCCGCCGCGCGGCGGGCGCTGGACGACCTATCTTGAGGCGTCGCACGACATCGGCGCCGATCGCCGCTTTTATTCGGGCGCGCCGTTCTCCGCTTTGGCGTCGCGGCTGCTCGTCGATGGCTGGTGGCGACTGATCCACGGCGATCAGGCGTCGTGGCTCATCGAACTCGCAAAGCGCGCGCCCTTGCCCGAAGGATTCGAGAGCGAGTCGATCGACTTCATTCACGCCAATCATTATTTCACGCTGCCCTTCACGGAAAGGCTGATGCGCGGCCGTAAGGTTCCTGTCGTTCTGGAGACGCAGGACATTCAGGCGCGCCAATATGTGTTGCGCAACAAGGGCGGGTTCTTCATTTCGCCCCATGCGACTTACGACGACATGCTCGAGGTCGAACTCTCGTGGATGCGCCGCGCCGATCTTTGCGCGCATCTCAACGAGGAGGAGCATCGCGATTTTCAAAAGCTGCTGCCGGAGTTGCGACATGCGCTCATCTATCCGGCGGTGGCGTCGGCGCCCTTGGCGCGCGGACGCGACATCATCATCGTGGCGAGCGACAATTACGCCAATTACATGAGCCTTCGCTGGTTCTTGCAGGAGGTCACGCCCTTTGCGGGCGGCGCCTGCGTCGCGATCTACGGGAATATCGACGGCGGCGTGAAGAGACGCGACGCGGCGCTCTATGAATCGCATCGCGCCTTGTTCAAAGGCCGCGTCGACGACATCGGCGCGGTTTACGCCAACGCCGGCTGCGTGCTGCTCCCGACCGTCGAGGGCCACGGCCTGTCGATCAAGGCGGTCGAGGCGCTATCCTGCGGCGCGCCCCTCGTCGCGACGCCGCTGGCGTTCCGCGGCATGCAGGTCAATCCCGCCAAATTGGGAAATGTCGCTCTCGCCGAAAACGCCAGGCAGTTTGCGTCGTTATGGCGCGACGCTCAGGCGCGGGCGGCGAGCGGAGAATCCGCCGAGCCGGAGCGGAGCGACACGCGCCGCCTGTATGAAAACGCGTTCAGCCCCGAAGCTTATGCGCATGCTTTGGCGATGGCCGCCGCCACGCTCTGA
- a CDS encoding LptF/LptG family permease, whose protein sequence is MPRLLFRYLLKRIGFGVLIVQFALSIPVVLSYLLYQLPPAAVRGGLVIPALIGVTPTVAYVTLPMAVGVATALEFGRMASEGMIAVLYALRLSVWAICRPALVLAAGVVVLGYLLANFAAPYYSSGMQDVLNVVRNSLNHRMLDAAHFYTFDNGVKTLYIERWETPDLAVNLFVRQLSVEKMQEETVTAARAEFRRNESGVIVALSNGSIQTRSLTTGDVRIANFDEYAMALPMQGSASLPDRGWRGVYELSAGAFLANYAAARGDPRQLGEWTAEAAKRFGVPALAFAHTLLAMALVLTFGNITGRRGAAGGLTTIAVPAVHIGFLVALESLLRINGLFVLLLAALALAEVGVSVWLLARLNRSPKPKRLRGQRAASGRDAYAAPLA, encoded by the coding sequence ATGCCGCGCCTGTTGTTCCGCTATCTGTTGAAGCGCATCGGATTCGGCGTGCTCATCGTCCAGTTCGCGCTCTCCATTCCGGTCGTCCTGTCCTATCTGCTGTACCAACTGCCGCCGGCCGCCGTGCGCGGCGGCCTTGTCATTCCCGCTTTGATCGGGGTGACGCCGACGGTGGCCTATGTGACGCTGCCGATGGCGGTTGGCGTCGCCACCGCGCTCGAATTCGGCCGCATGGCGAGCGAGGGCATGATCGCCGTTCTCTACGCGCTGCGCCTTTCCGTCTGGGCCATCTGCCGCCCCGCGCTGGTCTTGGCGGCCGGCGTCGTCGTCCTCGGCTATCTGCTCGCCAATTTCGCGGCGCCCTATTATTCGAGCGGCATGCAGGATGTGCTCAATGTCGTGCGCAATTCGCTCAACCACCGCATGCTCGACGCGGCGCATTTCTACACCTTCGACAATGGCGTGAAGACGCTCTACATCGAGCGCTGGGAGACGCCCGACCTTGCGGTCAATCTGTTCGTTCGCCAGCTTTCGGTCGAAAAGATGCAGGAGGAGACGGTGACCGCGGCGCGCGCCGAATTTCGACGCAATGAATCAGGCGTCATCGTCGCGCTCTCCAACGGCAGCATCCAGACCCGCTCATTGACGACAGGCGACGTGCGCATCGCCAATTTCGATGAATACGCCATGGCGCTGCCGATGCAGGGCAGCGCATCGCTGCCCGACCGGGGCTGGCGCGGCGTCTATGAATTGTCGGCCGGCGCCTTTCTCGCCAATTATGCTGCGGCGCGGGGCGATCCGCGCCAGCTTGGAGAGTGGACGGCCGAGGCGGCGAAGCGCTTCGGCGTGCCGGCGCTCGCCTTTGCCCATACGCTGCTCGCCATGGCGCTCGTCCTGACATTCGGGAACATCACCGGCCGGCGCGGCGCGGCGGGAGGCCTCACCACGATTGCGGTTCCAGCCGTGCACATCGGCTTTCTCGTCGCGCTTGAATCGCTCCTGCGCATCAATGGGCTGTTCGTCTTGCTGCTCGCCGCGCTCGCCCTCGCCGAAGTCGGCGTTTCGGTTTGGCTCCTCGCCCGGCTCAACCGCAGCCCAAAGCCCAAGCGCCTTCGCGGCCAACGCGCGGCATCCGGGCGGGACGCCTACGCGGCGCCGCTCGCCTGA